A stretch of Mycobacterium sp. ITM-2016-00316 DNA encodes these proteins:
- a CDS encoding Re/Si-specific NAD(P)(+) transhydrogenase subunit alpha codes for MIIGIPRESQAGETRVAATPQTVGQILKLGYSVVVESGAGAASSFSDAAYEEAGASIGSPWDAEVVLKVNAPDDTEIDALNDGATLVSLISPALRPELVEKLSTRPITVLAMDAVPRISRAQSLDVLSSMANIAGYRAVVEAAHAFGRFFTGQVTAAGKVPPAKVLVVGAGVAGLAAIGAAGSLGAIVKATDPRPEVADQVKSLGGEYVSVDPAAAEVSATGYAKEMGDDYKAREAAVYAELAREVDIIITTALIPGRPAPRIITADMVASMKPGSVLVDMAAANGGNVEGTVKDQAVITDNGVTIIGYTDLAGRLPATASQLYGTNLVNLLKLLTPAKDGALTLDFEDVVQRSVTVVRDGQTTWPPPPVQVSAAPAAAKAEPVQAPKVKEPMSTGRRLGIALTGAAILFVLLALSPAALQMHLTVFALAIVIGYYVIGNVHHALHTPLMSVTNAISGIIVVGALLQVGETDAVIAALATVAIMLASINIFGGFAVTRRMLAMFSRS; via the coding sequence ATGATCATCGGGATACCGCGCGAGTCTCAAGCAGGTGAGACCCGCGTCGCCGCCACGCCGCAGACCGTCGGCCAGATCCTCAAGCTCGGCTACTCCGTCGTCGTCGAATCCGGCGCCGGCGCGGCCTCGAGCTTCTCGGACGCCGCCTATGAGGAGGCCGGAGCGAGCATCGGCTCGCCGTGGGACGCCGAGGTGGTACTCAAGGTCAACGCACCGGATGACACCGAGATCGACGCGTTGAACGACGGCGCGACCCTGGTCAGCCTGATCTCCCCGGCGCTGCGGCCCGAACTCGTCGAGAAGCTGTCGACCCGCCCGATCACCGTGCTGGCCATGGACGCGGTGCCGCGCATCTCACGGGCCCAGTCACTGGACGTGTTGTCCTCGATGGCCAACATCGCCGGCTACCGCGCCGTGGTGGAGGCCGCGCACGCGTTCGGGCGGTTCTTCACCGGTCAGGTCACCGCCGCGGGCAAGGTGCCCCCGGCCAAGGTGCTCGTCGTGGGCGCCGGGGTGGCCGGCCTGGCCGCGATCGGCGCGGCAGGCAGTCTGGGTGCGATCGTGAAGGCCACCGACCCGCGGCCCGAGGTCGCCGATCAGGTCAAGTCCCTGGGCGGGGAATACGTCTCGGTCGACCCGGCCGCCGCCGAGGTCTCGGCCACCGGCTACGCCAAGGAGATGGGCGACGACTACAAGGCCCGCGAGGCCGCCGTCTACGCCGAGTTGGCCCGCGAGGTCGACATCATCATCACCACCGCCCTGATCCCCGGCCGTCCCGCCCCACGCATCATCACCGCCGACATGGTCGCCTCGATGAAGCCCGGCAGCGTGCTGGTGGACATGGCCGCAGCCAACGGCGGCAATGTCGAGGGCACCGTGAAGGATCAGGCCGTCATCACCGACAACGGCGTGACGATCATCGGGTACACCGACCTGGCCGGCCGGCTGCCCGCGACCGCGTCCCAGCTCTACGGCACCAACCTGGTCAACCTGCTCAAACTTCTCACCCCCGCCAAGGACGGCGCACTCACCCTGGACTTCGAGGACGTCGTGCAGCGTTCGGTGACCGTCGTACGGGACGGGCAGACCACCTGGCCGCCGCCGCCGGTGCAGGTATCGGCCGCACCCGCAGCCGCCAAGGCCGAACCGGTGCAGGCGCCCAAGGTCAAGGAGCCGATGTCCACCGGGCGCCGGTTGGGCATCGCCCTGACCGGGGCGGCCATCCTGTTCGTGCTGTTGGCACTGTCGCCGGCCGCACTGCAGATGCACCTCACGGTCTTCGCCCTGGCCATCGTCATCGGGTACTACGTGATCGGCAATGTGCACCACGCGTTGCACACACCGCTGATGTCGGTGACCAACGCGATCTCGGGCATCATCGTCGTCGGCGCACTGCTGCAGGTCGGGGAAACCGATGCTGTCATCGCCGCCCTGGCCACCGTCGCCATCATGCTCGCCAGTATCAACATCTTCGGCGGCTTCGCGGTCACGCGCCGCATGCTCGCGATGTTCTCCCGCAGCTAG
- a CDS encoding magnesium transporter CorA family protein: MTTVTGRLWRDGEPRDDAFTFDAISDCLASDDQLVWADLYDPDHAALLALAHELHLNMWAVEDAIAPKERTKAAVYQTHTFFTVYALDVRDTGADSDSMLVKHRISAFVLPRGLITVRLPSINGERPPFDIGEVSRRFDELGGQSHGVGALVHGLLDVVVDGHFDAVQALDDAIESLEDELFADAGPPHGLQRRTFRVRKDLVDLRRVVLPVREVVSTIQHRRLDAKTSPELDPLYADLYDHVLRASEWTESLRDMVTTVFETNLSLQDARLNTVMKKLTGWAAIIAVPTAITGFYGQNVMYPGLETVGGFLTSSALIVVLVLILYVMFKRRDWL; the protein is encoded by the coding sequence GTGACGACAGTGACGGGCCGGCTATGGCGGGATGGCGAACCGCGCGACGACGCCTTCACCTTCGATGCCATCTCGGACTGTCTGGCCTCCGACGATCAGCTGGTGTGGGCCGATCTCTACGACCCGGACCACGCCGCTCTGCTGGCGCTCGCCCACGAACTGCACCTCAACATGTGGGCCGTCGAGGACGCGATCGCACCGAAAGAGCGCACCAAAGCTGCTGTCTACCAGACACATACGTTCTTCACGGTGTACGCACTGGATGTCCGCGATACCGGCGCCGACAGCGATTCCATGCTGGTCAAGCACCGCATCTCGGCCTTCGTGCTGCCCCGCGGACTCATCACCGTTCGGCTGCCGAGCATCAACGGCGAGCGCCCGCCCTTCGACATCGGTGAGGTGTCGCGACGTTTCGATGAACTCGGCGGGCAATCCCACGGGGTCGGCGCTCTGGTGCACGGCCTGCTCGACGTGGTGGTGGACGGACACTTCGACGCCGTCCAGGCCCTCGACGATGCCATCGAATCCCTGGAGGACGAACTGTTCGCCGACGCCGGACCACCACACGGCTTGCAACGGCGGACCTTTCGGGTCCGCAAGGATCTGGTGGATCTGCGGCGGGTCGTGCTGCCGGTGCGTGAGGTGGTCAGCACCATCCAGCACCGCCGCCTCGACGCCAAGACCTCACCCGAGCTCGACCCGCTCTACGCCGACCTGTACGACCACGTGCTGCGGGCCTCGGAGTGGACCGAGTCGCTGCGCGACATGGTCACCACCGTGTTCGAGACGAACCTGTCCCTGCAGGACGCCCGGCTGAACACCGTGATGAAGAAGCTGACCGGCTGGGCCGCGATCATCGCCGTGCCGACCGCGATCACGGGGTTCTACGGCCAGAACGTGATGTACCCGGGCCTGGAGACCGTCGGCGGTTTCCTCACCAGCTCGGCGCTGATCGTCGTGCTCGTGCTGATCCTGTACGTGATGTTCAAGCGGCGCGACTGGCTCTAG